From a single Gimesia fumaroli genomic region:
- a CDS encoding cis-3-hydroxy-L-proline dehydratase: MKIRNIKIYQIDLPLLEGKYSWSEGKSVDVFDSTVVEVQTDCGIKGYGEVCPLGPVYLPAYAGGVRAGLKELAPALLGEDPRRLLVINHKMDRVLKGHPYVKSAIDIACWDILGQAAELPVCELLGGRYGEDITLYRAISQRSAEEMAQNIAEYRTEGYRRFQLKVGGHPEDDIARIRAARDVLEPEDKLIADANTGWLMHEAMRVVNAVKDIDVYIEQPCSTYNECLSIRRNTTLPFVLDEVIDSTATILQGASDGAMDVVNIKISKFGGLTRAKQARDLCVSLGIAMTLEDSWGGDIVTAAIAHLAQGTPAEFQFTSTDFNSYVTTSIAEGAPQRIGGRMSASSSPGLGIQPRMDVLGDPIWICK; the protein is encoded by the coding sequence GTGAAGATCAGGAACATCAAGATCTATCAGATTGATTTGCCTCTGCTTGAAGGCAAATACAGTTGGTCTGAAGGAAAGAGTGTTGACGTGTTTGACTCAACGGTCGTTGAAGTTCAGACAGATTGTGGAATTAAAGGATACGGTGAAGTCTGTCCCCTTGGGCCGGTTTATCTTCCGGCTTATGCTGGTGGTGTCCGCGCGGGTCTTAAAGAACTGGCCCCCGCGTTACTCGGCGAGGATCCCCGGCGGCTATTGGTCATTAATCACAAGATGGATCGTGTGCTGAAGGGACACCCGTATGTTAAGTCCGCGATCGACATCGCTTGCTGGGATATTTTGGGACAGGCGGCAGAACTGCCAGTTTGCGAACTACTCGGTGGTCGATATGGAGAAGATATCACTTTGTACCGTGCTATTTCACAACGCTCTGCAGAAGAGATGGCACAAAACATTGCTGAGTACCGTACCGAGGGATACCGACGCTTTCAGTTAAAAGTAGGAGGTCACCCGGAAGATGATATTGCTCGTATTCGCGCTGCCAGAGACGTATTGGAACCCGAAGATAAACTGATCGCCGATGCCAACACTGGCTGGCTGATGCATGAAGCGATGCGAGTCGTGAATGCGGTGAAAGACATCGATGTGTATATTGAGCAACCCTGTTCGACTTACAACGAGTGTCTCAGTATCCGCCGTAATACAACATTACCCTTTGTACTGGATGAAGTGATCGACTCTACGGCAACTATTCTTCAAGGGGCCTCCGATGGTGCAATGGATGTGGTCAATATTAAAATCAGCAAATTCGGTGGACTGACACGCGCAAAGCAGGCCCGTGATCTGTGTGTCTCCCTGGGGATTGCAATGACCTTGGAAGATAGTTGGGGCGGAGATATTGTCACCGCCGCGATTGCGCACCTTGCACAGGGAACACCGGCCGAATTTCAATTTACCTCGACTGACTTTAACAGCTATGTCACGACCTCTATTGCTGAAGGAGCTCCTCAACGGATTGGCGGGCGAATGTCTGCCTCGTCTAGTCCGGGCCTTGGTATTCAACCTCGGATGGATGTCCTGGGGGACCCGATATGGATCTGCAAGTAA
- a CDS encoding IS3 family transposase (programmed frameshift) → MTKRRKKRHTPEQIIRKLRDADTMLNAGKTIGEVCQQLEISEQSFNRWQTQYGGMKAEEAKRLKNLEQENTRLKKLLAEAELDKAMLKEIAGGKLVSPSRKRQAVQHLQQTFDVSERKACRVLDQPRSSQRYQAAPPDDEAALLKQILKLVRCYPRFGYRRIGRMLQAAGWKVNPKRIYRLWRREGLKVPRKQKKKRALGTGANACHRHRPERKNHVWCCDFIFDRTETGTTLKWLSIIDEYTRECLALKVDRHITSEDVINVLAELFRTHGVPEHFRSDNGSEFLSKAIRSWLKQIGVGTLYIEPGSPWENGYAESFHSRVRDEFMNCEVFENLRSARRQTEAWKQHYNEVRPHSSLGYLTPRQFSQQCISSSRTTSAFQRNTAVTQKFS, encoded by the exons ATGACCAAACGACGTAAGAAACGACATACCCCGGAGCAGATTATCCGTAAGCTCCGTGACGCCGATACGATGCTCAATGCCGGCAAGACAATCGGCGAAGTCTGCCAGCAGCTGGAGATCAGCGAACAATCCTTCAATCGCTGGCAAACACAGTATGGCGGGATGAAGGCCGAAGAGGCCAAGCGACTGAAGAATCTGGAGCAGGAAAACACCCGGCTCAAAAAGCTGCTCGCCGAAGCGGAGCTCGATAAAGCGATGCTCAAGGAAATCGCGG GAGGGAAACTGGTAAGCCCTTCTCGCAAACGCCAGGCCGTCCAGCATCTGCAGCAGACGTTCGATGTTTCCGAACGCAAAGCCTGTCGGGTTCTGGATCAGCCCCGTTCCAGTCAACGCTACCAGGCGGCTCCTCCTGATGATGAAGCCGCTCTGCTGAAGCAGATTCTGAAACTGGTACGCTGTTATCCCCGTTTCGGATATCGACGAATCGGCAGGATGCTGCAGGCGGCTGGCTGGAAAGTGAATCCCAAACGCATTTATCGTTTGTGGCGTCGAGAAGGGCTCAAAGTCCCCAGAAAACAGAAGAAAAAACGTGCGTTGGGTACGGGGGCGAATGCCTGCCATCGCCATCGTCCAGAAAGGAAAAACCATGTATGGTGCTGCGATTTTATTTTTGATCGAACAGAAACCGGGACCACGCTCAAGTGGCTCTCGATTATTGACGAGTATACCAGGGAGTGCCTAGCCTTGAAGGTGGACCGTCACATCACCAGCGAGGATGTGATCAACGTGCTGGCGGAGCTGTTCCGGACTCACGGCGTGCCGGAGCACTTCCGCAGCGACAACGGCAGTGAGTTCCTGTCCAAGGCGATTCGCAGTTGGCTGAAACAGATCGGCGTAGGAACGCTGTATATCGAACCGGGCAGTCCCTGGGAGAATGGCTACGCCGAGAGCTTCCACAGCCGTGTCCGGGACGAGTTCATGAACTGTGAGGTGTTTGAAAACCTGAGATCTGCCCGCCGGCAGACAGAGGCCTGGAAGCAACATTACAACGAGGTCCGCCCGCACAGTTCGCTGGGCTACCTCACCCCCAGACAATTTTCGCAGCAGTGTATCTCTTCCAGTCGGACTACGTCCGCCTTCCAGAGAAACACTGCTGTTACCCAAAAGTTCTCATAA